In Dermacentor silvarum isolate Dsil-2018 chromosome 10, BIME_Dsil_1.4, whole genome shotgun sequence, the genomic stretch gagttctgacgtgcttcctaagtgaaggaaacactaaaagatgatggcagaagtcacaGACATTAGCATGACCCtgaaaaaattacaatgactcagcgaaaaaagattcacactcaaaaaccaccgaaatggatTCTGATGTGCGTagtaagtgaaggcaacactaaacgATGATGTTAGAAGTGGCATCCATGAGCATTACGCCGCAAAAATCACTAACTCAGCAAGAAAACATTagcactaaaaaaccactgaaatgagttctgacgtaggtaccaagtgaaaaaaaacactaaaaaatgATGGTAGAAGGCaaagtcgtgagcatgactaggtaaaaatgagaatgactcatcAAAACATATTAaaactcaagaaccactgaaatgggttcggaatTGGGAACTAAGTAAATTAAACGCTAAAGGAGgatggtacaagtcatagtcgtgagcatgactccacaaaaatgaaaatgacaaagagaaaaagattaacactcaaaaaccactgaaaggggttgggacgtgggtactaagtgaaggaaacactaaagtttggtggtagaagtcatattctaGACCATGACTCaacaagaatgacaatgactcagcgaaaaaagaataacactcaaaaccaatgtaatgggttcggaggGTGTACTATGTGAAGTAAAAGGTAAAGATGGTCGAAGTCATGGTTATGAGCAcaactaaggcttttgccttaaggtctcttaggcctagccaaagggactcctcaggactcatgaaatgaatttcatgacatgcttctaatgtaggtcatgaaacagccgcctaagtcttggtgctctcatggtcgaaaccttaacttgataggctcccccgcacactgcttcgcataacatcgattcccacaggtcgtggtatctgccggctttttcgctgggtcattgtcattttaggcggctgtttcatgacctacaggagatgcatgtcatgaaattcatgtcatgccctatcatttatgttagtcatacactgttgtcaaactatgccaattttggtacctaccgaGTTGACGacacgaccacgagagcaccaagacgtaggcagctgtttcatgacctacatgacacacgtcatgatattcatgtcatatcCTATCATTTGGGTTCGTCATACACTcatgtcatgctatgccaattttggtaaataccaagtaaacgatacgaccatgagagcgccaagacgtaggcggctagatagatagatagatagatagatagatagatagatagatagatagatagatagatagataccgtcaaagtggaaaatgttccccaagaaatgcttcgcatttaaaagaaagcttGGCGATGATTGAGCTCGCGGAAATGTATGCAGGTTATGGTGAAGCAACCAGCAGATCAACTTTGGCGTCATCCGACTCACCTTCTCCCAGACCGAGACAAGTTTGCCCCAGGAAACTAATGGCACCTTTGGATGAGCGAAGGGATGAcctagatgcgtatttgcatcggtTTGAGAGGATCGCAGTCAGGCAAGGTTGGGAGAAGAGCAAGTGGGCCAGCGCACTTAGCCTGTGTTTTGTAAGGGAGGCTCTGAGGGTGTTTGGCTGGATGCCAGCAGAAGAATCATTAGACTATGACAAAGTACAAAAAAACTTTATTGCAGAGGTTCAAGTTGACTGCTGAAGGCTTTCGGGAAAGTTCAGACTGTGCAAGACAGAAGATTCAGAAATGGGAAAGCAGTTCGCATGCCGTCTAACAAACTATTTTGAGAGGTGGATAGAGCTGtccgaaactgaaaaaaaaatcacagcatatccacggggtgaattatgatgagtgggcgaagctccggagggaatcatcggatctcccgcttaaggggacgctagcacaaatgcgttagaaacgtgcagtactctctagtaagggggagcggccacagcgtcttacgcagccatttacacatgccggaacgtgcaccgcgtttgccgacgccatcacatgactgctgagacagtataccccccgtattcataaacgctcctcgacttgaacttgacttgccaccgctttgggcagcgcgttcgaaacgcgttgaaggtaaggcggagaggccatagcgtcttacaccagcttcttacacgggccgtaacgcgctagcacaaacgcgttagaaacgcgctagaaacgcggccttttgttaatgttgggtatttattgccatcgtcgtgcgtgtgtccatgtccgcttcgtggcgtagtgacctaacgccgcgcgctcggaagcgaggggtccctggttcgattccgcgctacggacagagcttcggaattttttttctcatttttctcagactggttgcacactactactacgacgacggggacggaacgggtgccgctataaggagcctCGCCCCTAAAAAATATATGAAGGAGGTCACGGCAAAGTTGTGGGTGAGCAATTCTTTCCCAGATGTAGCAATGGTTTGGTCATATTTCTGGAAGAGAGAAATCTGCAGACTGTGGAGTAGATCGCGGAGCAAACAGACCGGTTTGTATAGGCGCAGGTATTGAGAAATTGAGGAAAGGGTGTTAGAGATGCTCCCACTCCAGAGGAAGATGAGCTGAGAGAAACCCCAAATGGGGATGGGCGCAGGGGACAGCGGAGATGTTTCCTCTGTGACCGTCCCGGTCATCAGGCAATTCATTGTCGTGCGGGACTTGATGACCAACGTCAACGGAAATATTGTGAATGGTGTAACAAGAGTGGACTCAAAACTGAGGAATGCAAATGCAGACCACGAGAAGTGCCAACGATTATACCCCCTAGTGAAACTCGCGAAGCTCGTAGGTCTGAAGAAAAGGAAAGGTCAGAGGTCGTAAGTGCAGCCATTGTCGAGAGTAAAGAGAGAAATATGCCAGTGGTAGAAGGTAAAGAAGAAGGAACGAAGGCTACAGTATTAAGAGACAGGGGTGCAGACATTGTGCTAGTAAGGACAAGTTTGGTTACCTCCAAAAAGCATCACGGGGCAGGTGAAACCAGGTATGTTCGTGGTCAGCTGGGTGAGATACCTCCCGGAGGCTAATATTTAGATATTCACACCGTACTATACAGGAATGGTGACAAACAGGTGCGTAGAAGAACCTGATTTTAGGAAATATAGCAGGACCGAGAGGAGTTGAGGACCCATAGTCACTCCGTGAACCTATCCGGTGAAACAGATCTAGGAACTGTGACAACAGTAAGAGGGATAAAAAACACGAGGTGAATACGCATATAGTAGTAAGGCAACTTGATGTATTTGTGCAGGAGCTGGGAAGGCAGCAGAGGGAGAATAGAACACTCACGTACGTGATGCGGAGGATCGGTGGTAGATCTATGCAAGAAGGGGTCAGAGAAGTTGTAACATATCAGCTGGAAAAGGACCTGGTATATAGAAAATTTTGGAGTGAGGGAAAACACATGATGCATTTGATGCTGCTGATACAACATGGAGAGTCGTAATGGAGAAGGGTCATGTTAATGGCCACAGAAATGGAAGGCAGATAATAGCGGCAGTATCCAAAACAATATTTTGGCCAGGAGTACACAGGGAGttacataccgtatttactcgattgtaatgcgaccgcgattgtaacgcgaggggtgacgtTTCATTGCCTTCATCACGAAAAGAACAAAACCGCGAAAGTAACCAGAAGGGTGACTTTTTGTTGCGtccagtaaaaaaaagaagaaaatcgcTAAAGTAACGCAAGACCACCGGATACATGAAACTGTTGctcttgcacccggtcgcaagatacgcatttggtgtcccGCTAAACGTTTATTCCCCTCCCGGGGCCTCATGGGCCTCCTGGGCGTCCGGGGCGACCTGGGCTTCCAGGGGGGTTTCCTGGGCCTCCGGCACCTCCTGGGCCTGGGGCGCCAGCTGGGCCTCCGGCGCCTGCTTGGCCACCGTTACCTCCTGGACCTCCGTCGCCACCTGGACCTCCGTTGCCTGGTCCTCCGGTGCCTCCTGGGCCTCCGGCGCCTCCTGGGCCACCGGTGCCTCCTGCGCCCCCGTTGCCTCCTGGGCCGCCGGCGCCTGCTGCGCCACCGGCGACTCCTGGGCCCCCGGCGCCTCCTGGGCCTCCTGCACCTCCTGGGCTTCCTGGGCTCCCGGCACCTCCGTCGCCTCCTGGGCCTCCTGGCTGTCCTGGGCCTCCTGGGACTCCTGGGGCTCCTGCTGCTCCTGGGCCTCCTGGGCTTGCAGGGCTGCCtgggcctttcgcacgacggagtTATCACAATTGCTCTCAGCCACGCGTTCGTCATAACCATGACTCAGCAACTATGACTAACTCAGTACGAAAACATTACCACTAAaacaccactgaaatgagttctgacgtgggtaccaagtgaagaaaacactaaataaTGATGGTAGAAGGCAAAGTCGTGAGTCTGACTaggcaaaaatgagaatgactcagcaaaacaaatTGAAACACAagaaccattgaaatgggttcggaagtgGGAACTAAGTAagggatgatggtggaagtcatagtcgtgagcataaCTCCACAAAAATGCAAATGAGaaagcgaaaaagattaacactcaaaaaccactaaatgggttcggacgtgggcactaagtgaaggaaacactaaaggatggtggtggaAGTTATATTCATGACCATCACTCAACAagaacgacaatgactcagcgaaaaaagattaccactcaaaatcAAATGTAATGGGTTTGGAAgtggtactatgtgaaggaaaaggctaaagaatGGAGGctaaagtcatagtcatgagcatgactagggctttcgccttaaggtatctTAGGCCTAGCCACAGGGACTCCTCAGGACTGATGAAATTAATTTCATGAGATGCTTGTAATGTAGGtcttgaaacagccgcctaattcttggtgctctcatggtcgttgccttaacttgataggctcctcgcatactgctttgcataacatagattcccaccgggcgtgggatctgccggcttttttgtatCATTCCGATGTTCTCGTAGATGTAACATTTATGTTTAAAATGATAGCAATTTTAAGGACCCCCGAAGTGGATTCGCACCGCCGGCGCCACCATATTGTGACGCATTTAAACAGTAAGAGGAGTGTTGGAAGGTGCCCAGAGGCGCGAAAGGATTTGCTGGACACCACTCGCCAGAGTTTCTTAGGACCAATTGAAGTTCTTGTCTCCGTCACTCGGCTGCAAGGACAACGAAGCCAAGTGGGCATGCTGTCACGCTCCGTCAAACGGCTCTGCAGTGTAGCCAAGGCAGCGCTCTGCCTTCCGTTGTTGGCGTTAGTGTTGTGCACACAAACGCTAGCGTTTCTGCCGAGATGCAAACTCGTGCTCTTCATCTCATCCCGTGCACCACCGAGAAATATGACGCTTCCAGCGCCGCTGTCTGCGCTGCTAATCATGCTAGCGTTTTCAGACGCCTGGTATAGCTGCCGCAGCTCTGTTTTGCTGCACCGCAGCAGTTTCCTAGCAGGCTACGTCACGACATGTAGTCCCCGCGCATTGTAACACCTTCGGACGAGCCAGAGTGCAACGCTAAGCCTTGGTCTCTGTGCTTCGCTGTTTGGAAAAAAGTGCGaagtttttacagcaaagctctCTCGTTGGTCGGGCTTTTTCATGGCGTGCTCGCCCAAAAAAACGGCTGGTGCAaacggggtttgtgtttgagttcccgcgtaacaaaattatgtgttcttatatattcgaattacaatccgatgctaccCTGTCTGTAGTTCGTGTGTAATCACACTTACGAATTTTGGACATAATTTGCTTTGAGAACTATAATTACTTTAATAACGTACTTGCTCTAGGCGGAAGGCCTACAAGAATGGGGACGCACGTTGTTCTAACGTTACGACCATTCAGCGGCCACAGCCATTCATACAAACCTCAAACCGCAGCAGGAAAAGTGCTTTGTTTTtcagtttccacgtaacagattaatgttttctcgtatgttcgaaTAACATTGCAAAGCTGTTAAGTCTGCAGCTGGTTTGTAACATGTAATTTACGCATTTTCTGGCGCAATCTAGTTTCAAACAATAATTTAGTTCAATATGGCACGTGTGCTTGGCGGACGGaatagaagaatgaggatgtactCTGCACGTAGGCACATGTGCGGGCGCGCATCACGTACGTCGCTTGGGTTGCCGGTGCTTGTCTAACATCCACACCTGCTTGGTCGTACATCCATTGTCACAAGGTGAAATGTTGGGggattttttccccctttttacATGTTTTTTCTAGTGCAGCAGCCTAGAAATGcggcaatgggttctgacgttcATTGTGGGGTGAAATGTTATACTAAAGTTTGCTTCTTTCAGAATTTTCACGGTTTTGTGATGTCGCGTGGCAGAAAAGCAACTTGGGCGTCGCCCCAcaacttttgaccaatagcggagggctaacGGCAAAAAATATGTGGTATCAGaagtaattatttttcttttgttcggtcgagtcatgcataattagtgtgtaccCGACAATTGCACATTGCCTCACAGGCATGAGTTCTAATGGTGATTGTTGGTAAAGTTTGTGTCCCCTTGCCCTGGTCACGATGACATGTTAGGAATTTTGCCGCTGGATTTACAGATTTTCTTGTCTGTTTAGCggccgttctttttttctgtttcaagACCGGTGACTGTTTTAGcgccacatatatatatatatatatatatatatatatatatatatatatatatatatatatatatatatatatggtgtccattgaacatgatggttcacgtccatatagaagaaagaaaggggagaagccggtggtagcttgtggcgcagagttataggcgtacgtgacgaaggggagcacctggtcccaattggagtgatcatcggacacgtacatcgcaagcatatctccaagggtacggttgaaacgctccgtcatgccgtttgtttgaggatggtacgcagaggtggtgcggtgaacgatgcggcattcttggagcagtgcctcaatagcgtttgagagaaagacgcggccacgatagcttaataattcacggggcgcaccgtgtcgcaaaatgaggcggcgaagaagcaagcgagcgacgtctatcgcggtggcagctggcagcgcagatgtttcagcgtaccgtgtgagatggtcgacggcgacaatgatccaccggttgcctgcaggagtgttggggaggggaccgtaaagatcaatgccaacacggtcaaatggtcgtgtagggcacggtaaaggttgtagaggaccagcggtgctatgagggggagtcttgcggcgttggcacgaaaggcatgatcgcacgtactggcgaatgtatcgatacatgccgcgccagtaatacctcaggcgtaagcgggagtaggtcttgaatacgccaacgtggccgcattgaggatcgtcgtggtaggcggtgcatatgtccgagcgcagatgacgggggataacaagcagccacctgcggccatcggttaggtaattgcgccggtacaacaagccgtcacgaacgacaaagtgatgcgcttgacgacgaatggtgcgtgaaacagattcaagtgaacggtgagagagaacgtcaagcagagaagcgatccagggatccttgcgttgctcggccggcatgtcggtgatgctgagggacgacgaatcgcaggtggaagttcgtaagcaaagtaggtcaggaggcagcggagaacgggatagggcatcggcgtctgaatgcttgcttcccgagcgataaatgacacgtatgtcatactcttgaaggcgtaaagcccaacgtgcgaggcggccagtggggtctttcatagatgacaaccagcataaggcatggtggtcagtcacaacgtcaaactggcgtccgtaaaggtaagtacggaatttgctgattgcccaaataattgccaagcattccttttccgttacagaatagttcgactctgcctttgttagggtacggctggcatatgcaacgacatactcgtcatagccgtctttgcgttgggcgaggatggcaccaagaccgacaccgctagcgtccgtgtgaacttcagtaggcgcattgggatcgaagtggcgcagtactggaggggacgtaaggagccggcggagcgtagtaaatgactcgtcgcaatcgggattccatgccgagaggtcagcgctgctggcaagtagctgagtcaagggggcgataatagaggcgaaattacggatgaaacgccgaaaataagagcacaagccgatgaagctacggagctctttaagagtggttggcttgggaaactcagcaacggctcgcagtttggcagggtctggtaggattccctcttgtgaaacgacgtggccgagaatcgtaagctgtctggcaccaaaatggcattttttcaagtttaattgcaaaccagcggccgtgagacactcaagaacttgctcgaggcgatcgagatgagattcaaaattgggagagaagacaactatgtcgtctaagtagcaaagacaggtacgccacttaagtccccggaggatagtgtccatcatcctctcgaaagttgcaggcgcattacacaggccgaagggcatcacattaaattcgtataacccgtcaggggtcacaaaagccgtttttggacggtccgcttcagccatcggcacttgccagtatccagagcgaagatccagggaagaaaaaaattcggcaccttgtagacaatctagagcatcgtctattcgtggtagatgataaacatccttacgtgtgatcttgttcagtcggcggtaatccacgcaaaatctgattgagccgtcctttttccgtaCCAGGACgaccggagatgcccacggactgtgtgactgctggatcacgccacgttgcagcatgtcatcgacttgttcactgatgacgctgcgctcggtgtgtgacactcggtagggacgctgacgcagtggagcatggtgaccggtgtcaatatggtgaacaaccgctgacgggCGCCCCAAACAAGGTCGGCCCCTgtcgaaagaggtccgaaaacggtcaaggagttgaacgagctgattgcgctgagcttgcgggagcgcgttatcaacgctgcgcaacaagacgtcgtggtcgggtggggcgggagcggcggcagaagtgacggcatcgataggcagtggggtcgtatcgcaaggcgcatcaaacggaaagatggcatcaaaagtgtcgagacgcccaacagattcgccacgtaatagagttgaagggcagggaaacggattgcacgcgtaaactgcactggaatcatcatcaagtgtgacgactgcgaacggtaggacaacgtcccggcgacgcgcacatttctcagacggtacaaaaagtgcagttgaattggggacagcgtcacaggtgacggacactaaggcgacagagaaagcagggatgacgacgtcagcagcgacaaccactttagcagacgggcgacggtcatcgacggttgcggtacagaacggagacaaggcgagttgtgcacgagcgcagtcgacaactgcatgatgcgcggaaaggaagtcccagcccaggataacggcatgcgatgcatgagaaaggacgacaaattcgacgatgtagagcgcatcttgaattaaaacacgagcggtgcaggtggccgaaggcttcacgtgctgcgagctcgctgtgcgtagcgaaatatcaaaaagcggagtcgtcactttgttcagtttgcggcagagaatctcactaatcacacaaacagctgctcctgtgtcgacaagagcgtgcgtcgcgacaccgtctataaacactacaatctcgttaggcggcgaaagaagaggccttgcaaatttcgacgacggcgcagttcttgcctcaggaactgcggctgttagttttcctcctgggcatggttggaacggcgaaccatgggggaaagggagcggcggcggggagaaggagatcggcgtgaactgaaggcggggcgacgtgaatacgagtccgtggcgtcagatgtaagacggtgcgtagcttgttgagggacatgactaaggttgggagcgccatcgcgaaaatagagtccgcggcggcgacagaagcgcgcaacatgtcccggaataccgcaagcgtagcacaccggccggttgtccggagtgcgccaggggttgaaAGGTGGCCTTGGATGCGAGAtaggtacgtaaaccggccgtaccggacttggcggcgtgtagaagttggtggctgggctggatgggactggcgtcggctgggcatgagatcgtgtaagggcctcagcgtaagttaacggagccgtaacttgcggcggtgaagcgggggacggtagggcttccgcaacttgcgtctgaataacccggcgaagcgactggtccagtggggggagaggctcagtgaccgatgccacaagagagagctgacgtgccacttcctcgcgtacgtattgctgaatttgaggcagcaacgaggtgtaatcaatactagcggtgctgggagccaaatctgaaacgtcagccgtttgcattccagggcgacgtgtggagatgcgctgtttacgcagctcgtcaaaactttggcaaagttcaataacttcagtaacgctttgtgggtttttggccacgagcatatgaaaggcgtcatcgtcgatgcctttcattatgtgtttgattctgtcaggttccgacatggacgcattcgcccgcctacagaggccgatgacatcctcaatgtagctggtgaaggtctcaccaatttgttgagatcgtccgcggaggctgtgttcagcgcgaagcttgcgcaccgctggccggccgaaaaacgaaacgagggtc encodes the following:
- the LOC125940636 gene encoding PE-PGRS family protein PE_PGRS5-like, giving the protein MIRNGSFCGLPALAAMVIVLGCLVSPGSPASPGGPGAAGAPGVPGGPGQPGGPGGDGGAGSPGSPGGAGGPGGAGGPGVAGGAAGAGGPGGNGGAGGTGGPGGAGGPGGTGGPGNGGPGGDGGPGGNGGQAGAGGPAGAPGPGGAGGPGNPPGSPGRPGRPGGP